The following proteins are encoded in a genomic region of Streptomyces sp. SLBN-31:
- a CDS encoding cadmium resistance transporter — protein MDLGIVGQAAGLFAVTNIDDIVVLALFFAQGAEQPGSVRRIVLGQYLGFAAILAVAVAATFGATFLPEAAVPYLGLLPLVLGLKAAWQTWKDHRGGSEDEGEQAGEAGPSPLEVAAVTFANGGDNIGVYVPVFATAGVGAMSVYAVVFLVLVAAWCFAGRFLATRPVIAQALARWGHILLPLVLVTIGLLILIEGDAFGL, from the coding sequence GTGGACCTGGGCATCGTTGGGCAGGCCGCCGGCTTGTTCGCTGTCACCAACATCGACGACATCGTGGTCCTGGCGCTGTTCTTTGCACAGGGTGCTGAGCAACCCGGCTCCGTCCGCCGCATTGTTCTGGGGCAGTACCTGGGCTTCGCCGCGATCCTCGCTGTGGCGGTGGCCGCCACCTTCGGCGCAACCTTCCTGCCCGAGGCCGCCGTTCCTTACCTCGGGCTTCTGCCGCTCGTCCTGGGCCTGAAGGCCGCCTGGCAGACATGGAAGGACCACCGCGGCGGCAGTGAGGACGAGGGGGAGCAGGCTGGCGAGGCTGGGCCGAGCCCGCTGGAGGTCGCAGCTGTCACCTTCGCCAACGGCGGAGACAACATCGGCGTTTACGTGCCCGTTTTCGCCACTGCCGGTGTCGGCGCCATGAGCGTGTACGCCGTGGTGTTCCTCGTGCTTGTGGCCGCGTGGTGCTTTGCGGGCAGGTTCCTCGCCACGCGGCCCGTGATCGCACAGGCTCTCGCCCGCTGGGGCCACATCCTGCTGCCGCTCGTCCTGGTCACCATCGGCCTGCTCATCCTCATCGAGGGCGATGCCTTCGGGCTTTGA
- a CDS encoding alpha/beta hydrolase fold domain-containing protein, with product MAAALTILARERGGPNIARQILLMPMLDDRTPAPDPHIAPYLVWSYDDSRTAWPALLGDSAGGPDVPPTAAPARLKDATGLRAAYIEVGQLDVFRGEDTAYATKHSGAGVPVEFHLHRGAPHEFDSIGFTSDVARRAIADRVRVLKSL from the coding sequence ATGGCGGCGGCACTGACCATCTTGGCCCGCGAACGCGGCGGCCCGAACATCGCCCGTCAGATTCTGCTCATGCCGATGCTCGACGACCGTACCCCCGCCCCCGACCCTCACATCGCGCCCTACCTCGTGTGGTCCTACGACGACAGCCGCACCGCCTGGCCCGCTCTGCTCGGCGATTCCGCCGGCGGGCCGGACGTCCCGCCCACCGCCGCCCCGGCCCGCCTGAAGGACGCCACCGGCCTACGGGCCGCCTACATCGAGGTCGGCCAACTGGACGTCTTCCGCGGCGAGGACACCGCCTACGCCACGAAGCACAGCGGTGCCGGAGTGCCGGTCGAGTTCCACCTGCACCGCGGCGCCCCGCACGAGTTCGACTCCATCGGCTTCACCTCCGACGTCGCCCGGCGCGCCATCGCCGACCGCGTCCGGGTCCTGAAGTCGCTCTGA